TCAAGATGAACGCTGCCTACCCTACTCTTAATTTTGGTCTTGGCGAAGACATAGATATGTTGCGCGATCACGTATACAACTTCGCACAAACAGAAATCGCTCCTTTGGCTGAAAAAGCCGACGCTGACAATGCTTTTCCTAACCAACTGTGGCCAAAACTGGGTGAGATGGGTTTGCTCGGAGTTACTGTATCTGAGCAATATGGTGGGGCGAACATGGGTTACCTCGCTCATACTATTGCGATGGAAGAAGTCAGTCGTGCCTCTGCCGGGATAGGACTTAGTTATGGGGCTCATTCGAACTTGTGCGTCAATCAAATTTCTAAAAACGGTACCGATGCACAAAAAGAAAAGTATCTACCTAAGCTAGTCAGTGGAGAGCACATTGGTGCATTGGCAATGAGTGAACCCAATGCAGGATCTGATGTGGTCAGTATGAAACTGCGTGCCGATAAGAAAGGTGACGTGTACATACTCAACGGCAACAAAATGTGGATCACCAACGGTCCCGATGCTCATACTTTTGTAATTTATGCAAAAACAGACGTCAATGGCGGCTCTAAAGGAATTACAGCCTTTATCGTCGAAAAAGACTCACCAGGATTTAGCCAAGCGCAGAAGTTAGATAAATTAGGTATGCGCTCTTCGAATACCTGTGAATTGGTTTTCCAAGATTGTGAAGTACCGGCGGAAAACATATTAGGCCATGAAGGCGGCGGTGTTCGCGTTCTTATGAGCGGACTCGACTATGAACGCTTGGTCCTGTCGGGTGGTCCGTTAGGCATAATGCAGGCCTGTATGGATCAAGTGGTTCCTTATATCCATGACCGCAAACAATTTGGTCAATCCATCGGCGAGTTTCAACTAGTGCAGGGCAAGGTTGCTGATATGTATACCCAGATGAACGCAGCCCGCGCTTATGTCTACGCTGTAGCACGGTCATGCGACCGAGGCGAAACAACGCGCAAAGACGCTGCAGGTGCTATCCTTTATTCTGCTGAGCTGGCCACTAAAATGGCACTGGATGCCATTCAGTTATTAGGTGGAAATGGTTATATCAATGAGTATTCTACGGGACGTTTACTGCGTGATGCCAAGCTTTATGAAATCGGCGCCGGCACCTCAGAAATACGACGCATGTTAATTGGCCGCGAGTTGTTCAATGAAACTAAGTAGCTAAATAGCGATGAAATACTGTTGTCATAGAACGCAGTTAATTTGGATTAAAAATAATCAGGAGCAAGCTTCGTGCCCCGCATCGTCACAAAAATAAATACTAAGAGTCAAGATTTTAACGATAACGCTGCCCATATGCAGAAGATGGTTGACGACTTGAAAAAAGTGGTTGATCAAATCAAGCAAGGTGGGGGCGAAAAAGCCAATGCTCGCCATACTGCACGAGGTAAGTTATTGCCGCGAGAGAGAATTAATGGCCTACTGGATAAAGGCTCACCATTCTTGGAATTATCCCAACTTGCAGCCTGGAATGTCTATGAAGACTATGTCCCTGCTGCCGGTGTTATTGCAGGTATTGGCAGAGTGTCTGGTATGGAATGTATGATTGTCGCCAATGACGCAACGGTCAAAGGTGGTAGCTATTACCCCTTAACCGTTAAAAAGCATTTACGGGCGCAAACCATTGCTGAACAGAATAACTTGCCGTGTATATATTTGGTTGATTCTGGTGGCGCTAACTTGCCTCGACAAGATGAAGTATTTCCAGACCGAGAACACTTTGGCCGGATTTTCTTCAATCAAGCCAACCTGTCTGCTCAGAACATTCCGCAAATTGCTGTTGTAATGGGCTCCTGTACGGCCGGTGGTGCTTATGTACCAGCCATGGCAGATGAATCCATCATTGTTAAACAACAAGGCACTATTTTCTTAGGTGGCCCACCATTGGTGAAAGCCGCAACCGGTGAGGTGGTTAGTGCTGAAGAACTTGGTGGTGGGGATGTGCATTGCCGTACATCAGGAGTGGTAGATCACCTGGCGAATAACGACCATCATGCACTGCAATTAGCCAGAGACGCTGTGGCTAGATTAAATCGTCGCAAAAGCACTTATTTAGATGTAGTTGCGCCACAAGATCCAGCCTATTCTATAGATGAAATTTACGGCATCATTCCCAAAGATACTCGCCAACCCTATGATATTAAAGAAATAATAGCAAGAATAGTGGATGGCTCAGAGTTCGACGAATTCAAAGCTTTGTTTGGCACGACTCTGGTGTGTGGCTTTGCGCGTATTTTCGGTTATCCGGTAGGCATAGTAGCGAACAACGGCATCTTGTTTTCTGAATCTGCACAAAAAGGTGCACATTTCATTGAGTTATGCGCTCAACGTAAAATTCCATTAGTATTTTTACAGAACATCACCGGATTCATGGTTGGTAAGCAGTATGAAGCGGGTGGCATTGCCAAGCATGGGGCTAAAATGGTCACCGCAGTCGCTTGTGCTAAAGTCCCTAAATTTACCATTTTAATCGGCGGAAGCTTTGGGGCCGGTAACTATGGAATGTGTGGTCGGGCTTATGACCCCCGATTTATGTTCATGTGGCCCAATGCACGCATTTCGGTTATGGGCGGCGAACAAGCCGCAGGGGTGTTAGCCCAAGTCAAACGAGATCAGAAAGACCGTGCTGGCGAAGAGTGGAGCGAACAACAAGAGCAACAATTTAAGCAACCCATCATCGACACCTATGAGCAGCAAGGCCATCCCTATTATGCCTCTGCCCGTTTATGGGATGACGGCGTAATCGATCCGGCTGATACACGATTTGTATTAGGTCTAGCTATTGCTGCATCCTTAAATAAACCGATAGAAGAAACACGCTTTGGCGTGTTCAGAATGTAAGGTGTTTAATAATATGACTGACCCAACAATCGAAATACTGACAGGCTCAGACGATGTCCTTTACCATTTAGATAATAGAGGTGTAGCAACAATAACCCTGAATCGTGCAGATAAGCACAACGCCTTTGATGAACATATGATTAGCACCTTAACCAAACTTTTCGAAACAGTGGCGCGGGATCATAAAGCCAGAGTGTTGGTGTTGATGTCAGAGGGTAAGAACTTTTGTGCTGGGGCCGATCTGAACTGGATGAAACGCATGGCCAGCTATAGTTATGAAGAAAACCTAGCCGATGCGAATGCGTTAGCGAATATGCTTCATACCCTTTATACCCTGCCCAAGCCGACTATCGCAAAAATCCAAGGCGCTGCCTTTGGTGGAGCAGTAGGCTTGGTAGCCTGCTGTGACATAGCCATTGCCAGCCGCTTGAGTAAATTCTGTCTTAGTGAAGTGAAATTAGGTTTGATCCCAGCAACCATAAGTCCCTATGTGATCGACGCCATGGGTGACAGAGTTGCTAGACGTTATTTTATGACTGCAGAGGTATTTTCAGCCCAGCGCGCTCGTCGCCTAGGATTGCTGAGCGAAGCTGTCACTGAGGAAGATCTCAATCGCACAGTTGATGACTTAGTAACGCAAATATTGAACAATGGTCCGCTAGCAGTAGCAGCAGCAAAACAGCTTGTATTTGACGTTAAAGACGAGCCATTAGGCGAAGAATTAATGGAAAAGACTAGTTTACGTATTGCAACGACTCGTGTCTCTGCAGAAGGACAAGAAGGTCTGAGTGCCTTCTTGGAGAAAAGAACGCCAAACTGGCGGAGTGAATAATGAAACAAGTTCGTCAAATTAAAAAATTATTGATAGCCAATCGAGGCGAAATCAGTTGCCGTATCATCAAGACAGCCCAAAAAATGGGGATCGCTACAGTGGCGGTTTATTCAGATGCAGACGCTGACGCGTTGCACGTAAAAATGGCTGACGAAAGTGTGCGCCTAGGACCTGCTCCGTCGAGAGAAAGTTATCTTAAAGGTGAATTGATCATAGCCGCAGCCATAAAGTTAAATGTGGATGCCATCCATCCCGGTTACGGCTTTTTGTCAGAAAACTCCCAATTCTGTCGATTGTGTGAACAGCATAACATCATTTTTGTTGGCCCCCCTGTTGGCGCAATTGAGGCCATGGGCTCTAAATCAGCCGCCAAGCAGATAATGCAACAAGCGGGCGTGCCTCTCGTACCTGGTTATCATGGCGATGACCAATCCGCCGATCTATTGAAAAAATACGCTGATGAAATGGGCTATCCTGTATTGCTTAAAGCTGCAGCGGGTGGCGGTGGTAAAGGTATGCGCCAAGTGCATCAAAGCAATGAATTCTTCGATGCACTGGACGCCGCTAAACGCGAAGCCATGTCAGGTTTCGGTGACGATATCATGCTGATCGAAAAGTATCTAATCGAACCTCGACACGTTGAGATACAAGTATTTTGCGACCAAAACGGTAACGGCGTCTATCTATTCGAACGGGATTGTTCGGTACAACGTCGCCATCAAAAGGTCATTGAAGAAGCCCCAGCCCCAGGAATGACTGAGTCTCTACGAGAGGAAATGGGTAAAGCTGCTCTCAAAGCGGCACAAGCAATAGATTATGTTGGTGCTGGCACCGTTGAGTTCTTACTTCAACCTGACGGTCAATTCTTCTTTATGGAAATGAATACTCGCCTACAGGTAGAGCATCCGGTTACCGAAATGATCACCCGACAAGATTTAGTCGAGTGGCAATTACGGGTTGCACAAGGTGAGAACTTACCTAAACAACAACACGAGCTTATGATCCATGGTCATGCATTTGAAGCGCGTATCTATGCGGAAGATCCGAATAATGACTTTTTACCCTCAACCGGCACGTTAACCCGTTTAGTTCCGCCGATGGAGGACGAAAAAACTCGAGTGGATACTGGGGTTTTACAAGGTGATGAAGTGTCATCATTTTATGACCCCATGATTGCAAAGTTAATTGTATGGGATGAAAACCGTGACAAGGCGTTGGCTAAACTTGCCAAGGCGCTAAGTATTTATGATGTTGAGGGTGTTACCACCAATATCGACTTTTTGTATAATTTGGCTACACATAATGCATTTAAAAATGCACAGCTCTCCACACATTTTATCGAGCAGCACCATAACACGCTCTTTGTTGAGGATGTGAATACTATTGAAGCTATCGTACCGATGGCTGCTATGTACTTGCTCCTCAGACGAGAACAACAAAATAACACATCACAAATATGCCCATCTCCTTGGTCGGCAAATAATCACTGGCGGATGAATGAGCAGCACAGTGAAACTTTATCAATGCTGCTGCAAGACCAGCAGTTTGAAGTTGACATTATCCACAGTGATATCAATGACAAAGGTAACCATACATTCAAAATTAATTGCAACAAACAGCAGTATATCTGTCACGGCGACTTAAGTGCACAAACCCTTTGTGCGAACATTAATGGCCATAGTTACCAGATAACAGTTGTTGAGCATGACAAAGACACGACTTTATTCACCAAACAATGCGCTATTCGTTGTCAGTTGTTAGAGCCGGATTTGGGCACCTCTGATGCGCAAGATGAACATGGTGGGTTTAATGCACCTATGAATGGTACTGTGGTTGGACTGATGGTGGAAGCTAATCAGTCGGTCATAAAAGGACAGGTTTTGATGGTAATGGAAGCCATGAAAATGGAACACGCCATCAAAGCACCGCAAAATGGTGCCGTGACTGAATTTTATTATCAGGCAGGTGATCTAGTTGATGGTGGCGCACAACTACTGAGTTTTGCCGCACAAGAAGCACAAGAGTAAGTCAGACATGGTATACCCAGAAAAGGTAAAAATAGTCGAGGTGGGTCCTCGAGATGGTTTGCAAAATGAGCAGTCACCTGTGAGTCTAGCGCATAAATTAACCTTGATTGATGAGCTAGCCTACAGTGGCATAAAAGTGATTGAAGCGGGTAGTTTTGTGTCGCCTAAGTGGGTACCACAAATGGCTGACAGTGCAGCGCTGTTCCAGCAGTTGAAGCGTCAGCCAGGGGTAACTTATTCAGCCTTAACACCAAACTTGCAAGGCTTCGAAGCGGCGATGACCGCTGGTGTAAACGAAGTTGCGGTGTTTGGCGCTGCGTCTGAAAGCTTCTCTAAACGTAACATTAATTGCACTATTGATGAAAGTTTAACGCGGTTCGAGCCACTGCTGGCAGAAGCTAAAGCACGTGATGTTGCCGTTAGAGGCTATTTATCCTGCGTATTAGGCTGCCCCTACGAGGGTCATATATCCCCTGATAAGGTGGCACAGGTCGCTGCTAAATTGCTCGATATGGGATGTTATGAAATTAGTCTTGGCGATACCATAGGTGTCGGTACGCCGACAAAAACGGCAGCCATGCTAGAGGCGGTACTCAAGGTAGTACCGGTGGAAAAGCTAGCCGTTCATTTCCATGATACCTATGGGCAAGCATTAGCAAATATATTGGTTGCGCTGCAAATGGGGGTTTCTATCATCGACAGCGCTGTTTCTGGCTTAGGCGGATGCCCTTACGCGAAAGGAGCCTCCGGTAATGTTGCCACTGAAGATGTTGTGTATATGCTCAACGGTATGGGTATCGAGACCGGTATAGATATCGATAAACTTGCCTTGTCAGGGCGGAATATTATGTCAGTATTAGACCGACAATCCCAATCTAAAGTTGCCAATGCACTAGCCGCTAGGCTTTAAAAAACGGCTGTTCAATCTGTATGACAGGATTGGGCATCAAGCAACATTGAAGGCTTGATGCCCTAAAATAAGCAGTCCTATCTGCGCTCAAATTGGGTAAATCAGCAGGTCTGTGCTAGATTATTGCTATCAAACCAAATGGACCGTGCATTTGAACGCCCCAGTACCAGCTGCCCTTTTACTTACAACAATGCTGCTAAAAATTCCTACAGTAGAGGCAAATGAGCTTAGTCACGTCAATCAATTACCCCTTAGCTGCGAACCAATTCCTCAGCACAAGCAAAAGCTGTGCGTTGCTTCAACACATTCTAAATTGAACGCGGTTAACGACGTAGTATTTTATCATTCTGATCAAGGTGACAACTTAACTTTGTTGCACGTGCGAAAAGGAGATGTAGCCGTCACTTGGTTAGAAGGCTTTTCACTGGGTGGAAGATATACCATTATTGGCGAAGCTGAAGAAGGCCATCCAAGCTACCTTATTTATGACACAGAGCAATTTATAGACACCGAATACGATCCCAAACCTGTTGCGGTAATATCTGATTATCTTTTTTCTGGTCTAAATAGCCTGACTGATGCTGGGATAGCCACAATGTCGCTTAATCACAGCATTAGTTGCGAGCCTGATAACCTACCCAAAATCTCCCCCCTCGACAGTGCCGAATGCAAGGTTACAATTGATATCTTTAAACCAACTTTTTAAGATGAACTAAGATCATATGAACCACTTCCTAGCTTTAAAAAATAGGTAGTCGCTATGACTCATCGCCAAGCGTACTTAGTCGTATTGATAGTGTTATTTTCACACATGAGTCAAGCTGAAGTGATTTTGCGTGAGCAGTTTACCTATTATGTTATCGAGCCTGCGAATAT
Above is a window of Aliiglaciecola sp. LCG003 DNA encoding:
- a CDS encoding carboxyl transferase domain-containing protein; amino-acid sequence: MPRIVTKINTKSQDFNDNAAHMQKMVDDLKKVVDQIKQGGGEKANARHTARGKLLPRERINGLLDKGSPFLELSQLAAWNVYEDYVPAAGVIAGIGRVSGMECMIVANDATVKGGSYYPLTVKKHLRAQTIAEQNNLPCIYLVDSGGANLPRQDEVFPDREHFGRIFFNQANLSAQNIPQIAVVMGSCTAGGAYVPAMADESIIVKQQGTIFLGGPPLVKAATGEVVSAEELGGGDVHCRTSGVVDHLANNDHHALQLARDAVARLNRRKSTYLDVVAPQDPAYSIDEIYGIIPKDTRQPYDIKEIIARIVDGSEFDEFKALFGTTLVCGFARIFGYPVGIVANNGILFSESAQKGAHFIELCAQRKIPLVFLQNITGFMVGKQYEAGGIAKHGAKMVTAVACAKVPKFTILIGGSFGAGNYGMCGRAYDPRFMFMWPNARISVMGGEQAAGVLAQVKRDQKDRAGEEWSEQQEQQFKQPIIDTYEQQGHPYYASARLWDDGVIDPADTRFVLGLAIAASLNKPIEETRFGVFRM
- a CDS encoding hydroxymethylglutaryl-CoA lyase codes for the protein MVYPEKVKIVEVGPRDGLQNEQSPVSLAHKLTLIDELAYSGIKVIEAGSFVSPKWVPQMADSAALFQQLKRQPGVTYSALTPNLQGFEAAMTAGVNEVAVFGAASESFSKRNINCTIDESLTRFEPLLAEAKARDVAVRGYLSCVLGCPYEGHISPDKVAQVAAKLLDMGCYEISLGDTIGVGTPTKTAAMLEAVLKVVPVEKLAVHFHDTYGQALANILVALQMGVSIIDSAVSGLGGCPYAKGASGNVATEDVVYMLNGMGIETGIDIDKLALSGRNIMSVLDRQSQSKVANALAARL
- a CDS encoding isovaleryl-CoA dehydrogenase, with translation MNAAYPTLNFGLGEDIDMLRDHVYNFAQTEIAPLAEKADADNAFPNQLWPKLGEMGLLGVTVSEQYGGANMGYLAHTIAMEEVSRASAGIGLSYGAHSNLCVNQISKNGTDAQKEKYLPKLVSGEHIGALAMSEPNAGSDVVSMKLRADKKGDVYILNGNKMWITNGPDAHTFVIYAKTDVNGGSKGITAFIVEKDSPGFSQAQKLDKLGMRSSNTCELVFQDCEVPAENILGHEGGGVRVLMSGLDYERLVLSGGPLGIMQACMDQVVPYIHDRKQFGQSIGEFQLVQGKVADMYTQMNAARAYVYAVARSCDRGETTRKDAAGAILYSAELATKMALDAIQLLGGNGYINEYSTGRLLRDAKLYEIGAGTSEIRRMLIGRELFNETK
- a CDS encoding enoyl-CoA hydratase/isomerase family protein; its protein translation is MTDPTIEILTGSDDVLYHLDNRGVATITLNRADKHNAFDEHMISTLTKLFETVARDHKARVLVLMSEGKNFCAGADLNWMKRMASYSYEENLADANALANMLHTLYTLPKPTIAKIQGAAFGGAVGLVACCDIAIASRLSKFCLSEVKLGLIPATISPYVIDAMGDRVARRYFMTAEVFSAQRARRLGLLSEAVTEEDLNRTVDDLVTQILNNGPLAVAAAKQLVFDVKDEPLGEELMEKTSLRIATTRVSAEGQEGLSAFLEKRTPNWRSE
- a CDS encoding acetyl/propionyl/methylcrotonyl-CoA carboxylase subunit alpha, translating into MKQVRQIKKLLIANRGEISCRIIKTAQKMGIATVAVYSDADADALHVKMADESVRLGPAPSRESYLKGELIIAAAIKLNVDAIHPGYGFLSENSQFCRLCEQHNIIFVGPPVGAIEAMGSKSAAKQIMQQAGVPLVPGYHGDDQSADLLKKYADEMGYPVLLKAAAGGGGKGMRQVHQSNEFFDALDAAKREAMSGFGDDIMLIEKYLIEPRHVEIQVFCDQNGNGVYLFERDCSVQRRHQKVIEEAPAPGMTESLREEMGKAALKAAQAIDYVGAGTVEFLLQPDGQFFFMEMNTRLQVEHPVTEMITRQDLVEWQLRVAQGENLPKQQHELMIHGHAFEARIYAEDPNNDFLPSTGTLTRLVPPMEDEKTRVDTGVLQGDEVSSFYDPMIAKLIVWDENRDKALAKLAKALSIYDVEGVTTNIDFLYNLATHNAFKNAQLSTHFIEQHHNTLFVEDVNTIEAIVPMAAMYLLLRREQQNNTSQICPSPWSANNHWRMNEQHSETLSMLLQDQQFEVDIIHSDINDKGNHTFKINCNKQQYICHGDLSAQTLCANINGHSYQITVVEHDKDTTLFTKQCAIRCQLLEPDLGTSDAQDEHGGFNAPMNGTVVGLMVEANQSVIKGQVLMVMEAMKMEHAIKAPQNGAVTEFYYQAGDLVDGGAQLLSFAAQEAQE